The following proteins are encoded in a genomic region of Sphaeramia orbicularis chromosome 2, fSphaOr1.1, whole genome shotgun sequence:
- the LOC115432618 gene encoding ankyrin repeat domain-containing protein 10-like, translating into MSLVLQPDLPADEAFKSRFPVHRACRDGDVAALVSLLEQLSNQAHLTAEDSCYGWTPIHWAAHYGQLECVVHLVQRGCEVNTVSSRFNQTPTHTAAFGGHPHCVVWLSQAGADVNSQDFTGEAPIHKAARSGSLECIQVLLIAGAEPHVRNASGQTAADLAHAQGFHDCFLFISNAQNQLRQLAGLHGAPCGQSQLSRKRPQSAVDNTPTKKTKKTSGEDAEGMSIESGLDSVDDAVFTNGHAPTPPMDQNRPSSPPSANQEADMCGSLHRGGSPSSCLSQRPARWGPRGPEWGDFLHYGHFHGFGDTAEELTVRVQTENRHMKAAVDA; encoded by the exons ATGTCTTTGGTTCTACAGCCGGACTTGCCCGCTGATGAGGCGTTCAAGAGCCGCTTCCCGGTCCACCGCGCCTGCAGGGATGGAGATGTAGCCGCGTTGGTGTCACTGTTGGAGCAGCTTTCAAACCAGGCTCATCTGACGGCGGAGGACTCCTGTTACGGATGGACCCCCATCCACTGGGCGGCTCATTACGGACAG CTGGAGTGTGTGGTCCACCTGGTCCAGAGGGGCTGTGAGGTGAACACGGTGAGCAGCCGCTTCAACCAGACGCCAACTCACACGGCAGCGTTCGGCGGACATCCTCACTGCGTGGTGTGGCTCAGCCAGGCCGGAGCCGACGTCAACAGCCAG GACTTTACAGGTGAGGCTCCCATCCATAAGGCGGCCCGGTCCGGTAGTCTGGAGTGCATCCAGGTTCTGTTGATAGCCGGCGCTGAACCACA tgtgagaAACGCCAGCGGGCAGACGGCTGCAGACCTGGCCCACGCTCAGGGCTTCCACGACTGTTTCCTCTTCATCTCCAACGCCCAGAACCAGCTCCGGCAGCTGGCTGGGCTCCACGGCGCCCCCTGTGGCCAAAGCCAGCTGAGCAGGAAGAGGCCGCAGAGCGCTGTGGACAACACTCcgacaaaaaagacaaagaaaaccagcG GTGAAGACGCAGAGGGCATGAGCATCGAATCTGGACTGGACTCAG TCGACGACGCCGTCTTTACCAACGGCCACGCTCCCACGCCTCCCATGGATCAGAACCGCCCGTCGTCTCCGCCCTCAGCCAACCAGGAGGCCGACATGTGCGGTTCCCTCCACCGCGGCGGTAGTCCCAGCAGCTGCCTGTCCCAGAGGCCGGCCCGCTGGGGGCCCCGGGGCCCCGAGTGGGGGGACTTCCTGCATTACGGACACTTCCACGGCTTCGGAGACACGGCCGAGGAGCTGACGGTCCGAGTCCAGACCGAGAACAGACACATGAAGGCGGCAGTCGACGCCTGA